The following are from one region of the Staphylococcus argenteus genome:
- a CDS encoding alpha/beta fold hydrolase — protein sequence MWKWEAENDAKGVVVIAHNILEHTGRYAYVITMLRRNGYHVIMGDLPGQGQTSRAIKGQIENFQTYHESLLDWLKIANEYKIPTYVLGVGLGGLILLNLLEKVELPIEGMMLISPMLELQKNGKNRKDKLVSNIGKISKDTRFNVGVEAKDLTRNVEIVEETENDGLMLKKATYHWYNTINETMKDTMSHIHDIQPLPTLLMYGTKDLIVDTRAVDEFKDKYQTPELYFKAWQGFYHEVHNEPERDEVMRYILTFLNNSVNTMGFIVEEEIEEI from the coding sequence ATGTGGAAGTGGGAAGCTGAAAATGATGCAAAAGGCGTCGTTGTTATTGCTCATAATATATTAGAACATACAGGTAGATATGCTTATGTTATAACGATGTTAAGACGAAATGGTTACCATGTGATAATGGGAGATTTACCAGGTCAAGGACAAACTTCTAGAGCCATTAAAGGTCAAATTGAAAATTTCCAAACATATCATGAAAGTTTGCTAGATTGGTTGAAAATCGCTAATGAATATAAAATTCCAACTTATGTTTTAGGTGTAGGACTTGGTGGTTTAATATTATTAAATTTACTTGAAAAAGTTGAATTACCTATTGAAGGCATGATGCTGATATCGCCTATGCTAGAACTTCAAAAAAATGGTAAAAATCGTAAAGATAAACTCGTTTCAAATATAGGTAAAATTTCAAAAGATACACGTTTTAATGTTGGTGTAGAAGCTAAAGATTTAACACGTAATGTAGAAATTGTAGAAGAAACAGAAAATGATGGATTAATGTTAAAAAAAGCAACATATCATTGGTACAATACGATAAATGAAACAATGAAAGACACGATGTCTCATATTCATGACATTCAACCATTACCAACTTTACTTATGTATGGAACTAAAGATTTAATAGTTGATACAAGAGCGGTTGATGAGTTTAAAGATAAATATCAAACACCGGAATTATATTTCAAAGCTTGGCAAGGTTTTTATCATGAGGTGCATAATGAGCCAGAACGTGATGAAGTTATGCGTTATATTCTGACCTTTTTAAATAATAGTGTCAATACTATGGGATTCATTGTTGAAGAAGAAATCGAAGAAATTTAA
- a CDS encoding proline dehydrogenase family protein: MALLKNFFIGLSNNSFLNNAAKKVGPRMGANKVVAGNTIPQLINTIEHLNDKNIAVTVDNLGEFVGTVEESNHAKEQILTIMDALHQHGVNAHMSVKLSQLGAEFDLELAYQNLREILLKANSYNNMHINIDTEKYASLQQIVQVLNRLKGEFRNVGTVIQAYLYDSHELVDKYQDLRLRLVKGAYKENETIAFQSKEDVDANYIKIIEQRLLNARNFTSIATHDHRIINHVKQFMKEHHIEKDHMEFQMLYGFRSELAEQIANEGYNFTIYVPYGDDWFAYFMRRLAERPQNLSLAVKEFVKPAGLKRAGVIAGIGATMMLSFTLIKKLCRK, encoded by the coding sequence ATGGCACTATTAAAGAATTTTTTTATCGGATTATCTAATAATAGTTTTTTAAACAACGCAGCTAAAAAAGTTGGACCTCGAATGGGTGCCAATAAAGTCGTTGCCGGAAATACAATTCCACAGTTAATCAATACAATTGAACACTTAAATGATAAAAATATTGCTGTTACTGTAGACAATTTAGGGGAATTTGTTGGAACAGTGGAAGAAAGTAATCATGCTAAAGAACAAATTTTAACGATTATGGACGCACTTCACCAACATGGTGTCAACGCACATATGTCAGTTAAATTAAGCCAATTAGGTGCTGAATTTGATTTAGAATTAGCATATCAAAATTTAAGAGAAATTTTACTTAAAGCAAATAGTTATAATAACATGCATATTAATATTGATACTGAAAAATATGCTAGTCTTCAACAAATTGTTCAAGTTCTTAATCGTTTAAAAGGTGAATTTAGAAATGTAGGTACTGTAATCCAAGCATATTTATATGATAGTCATGAGTTAGTAGATAAATATCAAGATTTACGTTTACGATTAGTTAAAGGTGCATACAAAGAAAATGAAACTATTGCTTTTCAATCAAAGGAAGATGTAGATGCAAATTACATCAAAATTATTGAGCAACGTTTACTAAATGCTCGTAATTTTACATCTATTGCGACACATGACCATCGAATTATTAATCATGTGAAACAATTTATGAAAGAACATCATATTGAAAAAGATCATATGGAATTCCAAATGCTTTATGGTTTTAGATCAGAATTAGCAGAACAAATTGCTAACGAAGGATATAACTTTACGATTTATGTACCATATGGAGACGATTGGTTTGCATATTTTATGAGAAGATTAGCAGAGCGACCTCAAAACTTATCATTAGCGGTTAAAGAATTTGTTAAGCCTGCTGGATTAAAACGTGCCGGTGTGATTGCAGGTATCGGTGCTACAATGATGTTAAGCTTTACTTTAATTAAAAAATTATGTCGCAAATAA
- a CDS encoding bifunctional 3,4-dihydroxy-2-butanone-4-phosphate synthase/GTP cyclohydrolase II, whose amino-acid sequence MQFDNIESALAALKNGETIIVVDDENRENEGDLVAVTEWMDDQTINFMAKEGRGLICAPMSKDIAERLELVQMVNDNSDVYGTQFTVSVDHIDTTTGISAFERTLTAKKLIDSNSIAKDFNRPGHLFPLVAQDKGVLARNGHTEAAVDLARLTGAKPAGVICEIMNDDGTMAKGQDLQLFREKHQLKMITIEDLVEYRKKLEPEIEFKAKVKMPTDFGAFDMYGFKATYTDEEIVVLSKGPIRQHENVRLHSACLTGDIFHSQRCDCGAQLEASMEYINDQGGMIIYLPQEGRGIGLLNKLRAYELIEQGYDTVTANLALGFDEDLRDYHIAAQILKYFNVEQINLLSNNPSKFEGLKQYGINIAERIEVIVPETVHNHDYMETKKLKMGHLI is encoded by the coding sequence ATGCAATTCGATAATATAGAGAGTGCTTTAGCAGCTCTGAAAAATGGTGAAACAATTATCGTGGTTGATGATGAAAATCGTGAAAATGAAGGTGACTTAGTTGCTGTCACTGAATGGATGGACGATCAGACTATTAATTTTATGGCGAAAGAAGGAAGAGGCCTCATTTGTGCACCAATGTCTAAAGATATTGCAGAACGATTAGAATTAGTACAAATGGTGAATGATAATTCGGATGTCTATGGAACTCAATTTACTGTGAGCGTCGACCATATTGATACTACAACCGGCATTAGTGCATTTGAACGTACATTAACTGCTAAAAAACTGATAGATTCAAATAGTATTGCAAAAGATTTCAACCGTCCTGGGCATTTGTTTCCATTAGTAGCACAAGATAAAGGTGTATTAGCAAGAAATGGTCATACTGAAGCGGCTGTTGATTTAGCAAGACTTACTGGTGCCAAGCCAGCTGGAGTTATTTGTGAAATAATGAATGATGACGGCACAATGGCCAAAGGTCAGGATTTACAACTATTTAGAGAAAAACATCAATTGAAAATGATCACAATTGAGGATTTAGTTGAATATCGTAAAAAATTAGAACCAGAAATTGAATTTAAAGCAAAAGTAAAAATGCCTACAGACTTTGGGGCATTTGATATGTATGGATTTAAAGCGACTTATACAGATGAAGAAATCGTGGTGCTTTCTAAAGGTCCAATCCGACAACATGAAAATGTTCGATTACATTCAGCATGTCTGACAGGTGATATTTTCCATAGCCAACGATGTGATTGTGGTGCACAACTTGAAGCATCTATGGAATATATTAATGACCAGGGCGGTATGATAATATATCTTCCTCAAGAAGGTCGAGGCATAGGTTTATTAAATAAATTACGTGCATATGAATTAATAGAACAAGGATATGATACTGTAACTGCAAATTTAGCATTAGGTTTTGATGAAGATTTACGTGATTATCATATTGCGGCGCAAATTTTAAAATATTTTAATGTTGAACAAATCAATTTATTAAGTAATAATCCAAGCAAATTTGAAGGTTTAAAGCAATATGGTATTAATATTGCAGAAAGAATAGAAGTCATTGTGCCAGAAACGGTACATAATCATGATTATATGGAAACAAAAAAATTAAAAATGGGTCATTTAATTTAG
- a CDS encoding transcriptional regulator, SarA/Rot family, giving the protein MKKVNNDTVFGILQLETLLGDINSIFSEIESEYKMSREEILILLTLWQKGSMTLKEMDRFVEVKPYKRTRTYNNLVELEWIYKERPVDDERTVIIHFNENLNQEKVTLLNFISDAIASRATTMQNSLDAITAV; this is encoded by the coding sequence ATGAAAAAAGTAAATAATGATACTGTATTTGGGATTTTGCAATTAGAAACATTATTGGGTGACATTAACTCAATTTTTAGTGAAATTGAGAGTGAATACAAAATGTCTAGAGAAGAAATTTTAATTTTACTTACGTTATGGCAAAAGGGATCTATGACACTTAAAGAAATGGATCGATTTGTTGAGGTAAAACCTTATAAACGTACTAGAACTTATAATAATTTAGTTGAATTAGAATGGATTTACAAAGAAAGACCTGTTGATGATGAAAGAACAGTAATTATTCACTTCAATGAAAATTTAAATCAAGAGAAAGTCACATTATTGAATTTTATCAGTGACGCGATAGCGAGTAGAGCAACTACAATGCAAAATAGTTTAGATGCCATTACTGCAGTATAA
- the ribH gene encoding 6,7-dimethyl-8-ribityllumazine synthase codes for MNFEGKLIGKDLKVAIVVSRFNDFITGRLLEGAKDTLIRHDVHEDNIDVAYVPGAFEIPLVAKKLANLGNYDAIITLGCVIRGATSHYDYVCNEVAKGVSKVNDQTNVPVIFGILTTESIEQAVERAGTKAGNKGAEAAVSAIEMANLLKSIN; via the coding sequence ATGAATTTTGAAGGAAAATTAATTGGAAAAGATTTGAAAGTAGCAATTGTAGTAAGTAGATTTAATGATTTCATTACTGGTAGATTATTGGAAGGTGCAAAAGATACACTCATCCGTCATGACGTTCATGAAGACAACATTGATGTAGCATATGTACCGGGTGCATTTGAAATTCCATTGGTAGCTAAAAAGCTAGCGAATTTAGGCAATTATGATGCTATTATTACTTTGGGATGTGTGATTCGTGGCGCGACATCACATTATGATTATGTATGTAATGAAGTTGCTAAAGGTGTATCTAAAGTAAATGATCAAACAAATGTACCAGTAATATTTGGTATATTAACAACAGAAAGTATCGAACAGGCCGTTGAAAGAGCTGGTACTAAAGCAGGTAATAAAGGTGCTGAAGCAGCAGTAAGTGCAATCGAAATGGCCAATTTATTAAAATCAATAAATTAA